A genomic window from Desulfonatronovibrio magnus includes:
- a CDS encoding DUF2442 domain-containing protein: MNPRVKDVRPNDDYTLNLLFDNGEERVFNVSPYLDKGIFKELRDINMFKSVKPVLGSIQWKHGQDFCPDTLYLASKRATHKD; this comes from the coding sequence ATGAATCCACGAGTCAAGGATGTTCGTCCTAATGACGACTATACACTTAATTTATTATTCGATAATGGTGAAGAACGTGTGTTTAATGTTTCGCCATATTTGGATAAAGGAATATTCAAAGAACTAAGAGATATCAATATGTTCAAATCAGTAAAGCCTGTCCTGGGTAGTATACAATGGAAACATGGACAGGATTTTTGTCCTGATACTCTGTATTTAGCAAGCAAGCGCGCAACCCATAAGGATTAA